The following proteins are encoded in a genomic region of Gossypium hirsutum isolate 1008001.06 chromosome D05, Gossypium_hirsutum_v2.1, whole genome shotgun sequence:
- the LOC107906905 gene encoding reticulon-like protein B21 isoform X1 — protein MDLSFRRGEAKGSVVAGSVWETRMKSDEVKGGIKVFNAGSITEENSNGVGGTKRLSLKKGQPVVGGVGMRKTWKNESFEGLEKNPIQIAKGKAEEQCKELSVSVGGISKRNHQIRVAKGRSLEHCKDLSLSVDGIKSPVQVKKGRSEGMRELSKSVDGIERSPIHMKKPRSEVPKRSKDVNEGGERMEGNSVQLMKSKSDQSAGNGNGNEGNQKVLVLDDQNKGNNVPIDEDEEKNGSESEEKCKEFGVCQETSISSNGDIVDDGDGVGDDEEISEEEEEEEEIEEVENEKKSFDIKEMTIPEKKLADERKKLPEEKPGKAEVNKLQEDKPNKVVNEVKKISQFHNKTSPFSSTLNKQVPPVVKRAASVYTTPTKPTISDDYHYQSFPQSQNKLQNLVDLVMWRDVSKSALVFGMGTFIIISSSYTQDLNISFISATSYVCLVYLAAIFLYRSIICRGVVDVDELSSVVGEEEAFWLLKLVLPYLNEFLIKLRALFSGDPATTMKLAVLLFVLARCGSSITIWKMTKLGFFGVFIVPKVCSAYSHQLTAYGKFWIRRFRDAWESCTHKNAVAMAIFTLVWNLCSFVGRVWAAFMLFVALRYYQQKMVTNDWVEDEDGPSCQQTWEGPIGKQTHGLAP, from the exons ATGGATTTGAGTTTCAGAAGAGGTGAAGCTAAGGGCAGTGTTGTTGCAGGCTCTGTCTGGGAAACTAGAATGAAGAGTGATGAAGTTAAAGGTGGAATTAAGGTTTTCAATGCTGGCAGCATTACTGAAGAAAACAGTAATGGTGTTGGTGGTACTAAAAGATTGAGCTTGAAGAAAGGCCAACCTGTTGTCGGCGGTGTCGGGatgagaaaaacttggaaaaatgaGAGTTTTGAAGGGTTAGAGAAGAACCCAATTCAGATTGCTAAAGGCAAAGCCGAGGAACAATGCAAGGAGTTGAGTGTGTCTGTTGGTGGAATTAGTAAGAGAAACCACCAAATTCGGGTGGCTAAAGGAAGATCCTTGGAGCATTGCAAAGACTTGAGCTTGTCTGTTGATGGAATCAAGAGTCCAGTACAGGTTAAGAAAGGAAGATCTGAAGGAATGAGGGAGCTTAGTAAGTCAGTTGATGGAATTGAGAGAAGCCCAATTCATATGAAGAAGCCAAGATCTGAAGTTCCCAAAAGGAGTAAAGATGTTAATGAAGGTGGTGAGAGAATGGAGGGGAATTCAGTTCAATTAATGAAGTCCAAATCAGATCAGTCTGCAGgtaatggaaatggaaatgaagggAATCAAAAAGTTTTGGTTTTGGATGATCAAAACAAGGGAAATAATGTTCCCATTGATGAAGATGAGGAGAAGAATGGATCTGAGTCTGAGGAGAAGTGTAAAGAGTTTGGTGTGTGCCAAGAAACGTCCATTTCAAGCAATGGAGATATAGTTGATGATGGTGATGGTGTTGGAGATGATGaagaaatttctgaagaagaagaagaggaggaggaaaTTGAGGAGGTTGAGAATGAAAAGAAGAGTTTTGACATCAAGGAAATGACTATACCAGAAAAGAAGCTTGCTGATGAAAGGAAGAAATTACCAGAAGAAAAACCTGGCAAAGCTGAAGTGAACAAGTTACAAGAAGATAAGCCTAACAAAGTTGTTAATGAAGTGAAGAAAATTAGCCAATTCCATAATAAAACCTCACCATTTTCTTCAACCCTGAATAAACAGGTTCCACCAGTTGTAAAACGTGCTGCTTCAGTTTACACAACTCCTACAAAACCTACAATCTCAGATGATTATCATTACCAGAGTTTCCCACAATCTCAGAACAAATTGCAGAATCTAG TTGATTTAGTAATGTGGAGAGATGTATCAAAATCAGCACTGGTGTTTGGGATGGGAACATTCATCATTATCTCATCCTCTTACACCCAAGACCTCAACATCAG CTTTATTTCTGCAACGTCCTATGTGTGTCTTGTCTACCTTGCTGCCATATTCCTCTACAGATCAATAATCTGCAG GGGAGTTGTGGACGTGGATGAATTAAGCTCTGTGGTTGGAGAAGAAGAAGCATTTTGGTTACTTAAATTGGTTCTTCCTTACTTGAATGAGTTCCTAATAAAACTCAGGGCACTTTTTTCTGGTGATCCTGCAACAACAATGAAG CTGGCAGTACTACTGTTTGTTTTGGCCAGGTGTGGCAGCTCTATAACCATctggaaaatgactaaattgg GTTTTTTTGGCGTTTTCATTGTCCCAAAAGTCTGCTCTGCTTATTCCCACCAGTTAACTGCGTACG gaaaattttggaTTCGACGGTTTCGAGATGCATGGGAATCGTGCACCCATAAAAATGCCGTGGCAATGGCCATCTTCACTCTGGTTTGGAACCTATGTTCCTTTGTAGGACGAGTTTGGGCag CGTTCATGCTATTTGTGGCACTGCGATATTATCAGCAAAAAATGGTGACAAATGATTGGGTGGAGGATGAAGACGGGCCTAGTTGTCAACAAACATGGGAAGGACCCATTGGAAAACAAACACATGGGCTTGCTCCATGA
- the LOC107906905 gene encoding reticulon-like protein B21 isoform X2, translating into MDLSFRRGEAKGSVVAGSVWETRMKSDEVKGGIKVFNAGSITEENSNGVGGTKRLSLKKGQPVVGGVGMRKTWKNESFEGLEKNPIQIAKGKAEEQCKELSVSVGGISKRNHQIRVAKGRSLEHCKDLSLSVDGIKSPVQVKKGRSEGMRELSKSVDGIERSPIHMKKPRSEVPKRSKDVNEGGERMEGNSVQLMKSKSDQSAGNGNGNEGNQKVLVLDDQNKGNNVPIDEDEEKNGSESEEKCKEFGVCQETSISSNGDIVDDGDGVGDDEEISEEEEEEEEIEEVENEKKSFDIKEMTIPEKKLADERKKLPEEKPGKAEVNKLQEDKPNKVVNEVKKISQFHNKTSPFSSTLNKQVPPVVKRAASVYTTPTKPTISDDYHYQSFPQSQNKLQNLVDLVMWRDVSKSALVFGMGTFIIISSSYTQDLNISFISATSYVCLVYLAAIFLYRSIICRGVVDVDELSSVVGEEEAFWLLKLVLPYLNEFLIKLRALFSGDPATTMKLAVLLFVLARCGSSITIWKMTKLGFFGVFIVPKVCSAYSHQLTAYVVSTVAE; encoded by the exons ATGGATTTGAGTTTCAGAAGAGGTGAAGCTAAGGGCAGTGTTGTTGCAGGCTCTGTCTGGGAAACTAGAATGAAGAGTGATGAAGTTAAAGGTGGAATTAAGGTTTTCAATGCTGGCAGCATTACTGAAGAAAACAGTAATGGTGTTGGTGGTACTAAAAGATTGAGCTTGAAGAAAGGCCAACCTGTTGTCGGCGGTGTCGGGatgagaaaaacttggaaaaatgaGAGTTTTGAAGGGTTAGAGAAGAACCCAATTCAGATTGCTAAAGGCAAAGCCGAGGAACAATGCAAGGAGTTGAGTGTGTCTGTTGGTGGAATTAGTAAGAGAAACCACCAAATTCGGGTGGCTAAAGGAAGATCCTTGGAGCATTGCAAAGACTTGAGCTTGTCTGTTGATGGAATCAAGAGTCCAGTACAGGTTAAGAAAGGAAGATCTGAAGGAATGAGGGAGCTTAGTAAGTCAGTTGATGGAATTGAGAGAAGCCCAATTCATATGAAGAAGCCAAGATCTGAAGTTCCCAAAAGGAGTAAAGATGTTAATGAAGGTGGTGAGAGAATGGAGGGGAATTCAGTTCAATTAATGAAGTCCAAATCAGATCAGTCTGCAGgtaatggaaatggaaatgaagggAATCAAAAAGTTTTGGTTTTGGATGATCAAAACAAGGGAAATAATGTTCCCATTGATGAAGATGAGGAGAAGAATGGATCTGAGTCTGAGGAGAAGTGTAAAGAGTTTGGTGTGTGCCAAGAAACGTCCATTTCAAGCAATGGAGATATAGTTGATGATGGTGATGGTGTTGGAGATGATGaagaaatttctgaagaagaagaagaggaggaggaaaTTGAGGAGGTTGAGAATGAAAAGAAGAGTTTTGACATCAAGGAAATGACTATACCAGAAAAGAAGCTTGCTGATGAAAGGAAGAAATTACCAGAAGAAAAACCTGGCAAAGCTGAAGTGAACAAGTTACAAGAAGATAAGCCTAACAAAGTTGTTAATGAAGTGAAGAAAATTAGCCAATTCCATAATAAAACCTCACCATTTTCTTCAACCCTGAATAAACAGGTTCCACCAGTTGTAAAACGTGCTGCTTCAGTTTACACAACTCCTACAAAACCTACAATCTCAGATGATTATCATTACCAGAGTTTCCCACAATCTCAGAACAAATTGCAGAATCTAG TTGATTTAGTAATGTGGAGAGATGTATCAAAATCAGCACTGGTGTTTGGGATGGGAACATTCATCATTATCTCATCCTCTTACACCCAAGACCTCAACATCAG CTTTATTTCTGCAACGTCCTATGTGTGTCTTGTCTACCTTGCTGCCATATTCCTCTACAGATCAATAATCTGCAG GGGAGTTGTGGACGTGGATGAATTAAGCTCTGTGGTTGGAGAAGAAGAAGCATTTTGGTTACTTAAATTGGTTCTTCCTTACTTGAATGAGTTCCTAATAAAACTCAGGGCACTTTTTTCTGGTGATCCTGCAACAACAATGAAG CTGGCAGTACTACTGTTTGTTTTGGCCAGGTGTGGCAGCTCTATAACCATctggaaaatgactaaattgg GTTTTTTTGGCGTTTTCATTGTCCCAAAAGTCTGCTCTGCTTATTCCCACCAGTTAACTGCGTACG TAGTTTCTACCGTTGCAGAATAG
- the LOC107906905 gene encoding reticulon-like protein B21 isoform X3 encodes MDLSFRRGEAKGSVVAGSVWETRMKSDEVKGGIKVFNAGSITEENSNGVGGTKRLSLKKGQPVVGGVGMRKTWKNESFEGLEKNPIQIAKGKAEEQCKELSVSVGGISKRNHQIRVAKGRSLEHCKDLSLSVDGIKSPVQVKKGRSEGMRELSKSVDGIERSPIHMKKPRSEVPKRSKDVNEGGERMEGNSVQLMKSKSDQSAGNGNGNEGNQKVLVLDDQNKGNNVPIDEDEEKNGSESEEKCKEFGVCQETSISSNGDIVDDGDGVGDDEEISEEEEEEEEIEEVENEKKSFDIKEMTIPEKKLADERKKLPEEKPGKAEVNKLQEDKPNKVVNEVKKISQFHNKTSPFSSTLNKQVPPVVKRAASVYTTPTKPTISDDYHYQSFPQSQNKLQNLVDLVMWRDVSKSALVFGMGTFIIISSSYTQDLNISFISATSYVCLVYLAAIFLYRSIICRGVVDVDELSSVVGEEEAFWLLKLVLPYLNEFLIKLRALFSGDPATTMKLAVLLFVLARCGSSITIWKMTKLGFFGVFIVPKVCSAYSHQLTAYE; translated from the exons ATGGATTTGAGTTTCAGAAGAGGTGAAGCTAAGGGCAGTGTTGTTGCAGGCTCTGTCTGGGAAACTAGAATGAAGAGTGATGAAGTTAAAGGTGGAATTAAGGTTTTCAATGCTGGCAGCATTACTGAAGAAAACAGTAATGGTGTTGGTGGTACTAAAAGATTGAGCTTGAAGAAAGGCCAACCTGTTGTCGGCGGTGTCGGGatgagaaaaacttggaaaaatgaGAGTTTTGAAGGGTTAGAGAAGAACCCAATTCAGATTGCTAAAGGCAAAGCCGAGGAACAATGCAAGGAGTTGAGTGTGTCTGTTGGTGGAATTAGTAAGAGAAACCACCAAATTCGGGTGGCTAAAGGAAGATCCTTGGAGCATTGCAAAGACTTGAGCTTGTCTGTTGATGGAATCAAGAGTCCAGTACAGGTTAAGAAAGGAAGATCTGAAGGAATGAGGGAGCTTAGTAAGTCAGTTGATGGAATTGAGAGAAGCCCAATTCATATGAAGAAGCCAAGATCTGAAGTTCCCAAAAGGAGTAAAGATGTTAATGAAGGTGGTGAGAGAATGGAGGGGAATTCAGTTCAATTAATGAAGTCCAAATCAGATCAGTCTGCAGgtaatggaaatggaaatgaagggAATCAAAAAGTTTTGGTTTTGGATGATCAAAACAAGGGAAATAATGTTCCCATTGATGAAGATGAGGAGAAGAATGGATCTGAGTCTGAGGAGAAGTGTAAAGAGTTTGGTGTGTGCCAAGAAACGTCCATTTCAAGCAATGGAGATATAGTTGATGATGGTGATGGTGTTGGAGATGATGaagaaatttctgaagaagaagaagaggaggaggaaaTTGAGGAGGTTGAGAATGAAAAGAAGAGTTTTGACATCAAGGAAATGACTATACCAGAAAAGAAGCTTGCTGATGAAAGGAAGAAATTACCAGAAGAAAAACCTGGCAAAGCTGAAGTGAACAAGTTACAAGAAGATAAGCCTAACAAAGTTGTTAATGAAGTGAAGAAAATTAGCCAATTCCATAATAAAACCTCACCATTTTCTTCAACCCTGAATAAACAGGTTCCACCAGTTGTAAAACGTGCTGCTTCAGTTTACACAACTCCTACAAAACCTACAATCTCAGATGATTATCATTACCAGAGTTTCCCACAATCTCAGAACAAATTGCAGAATCTAG TTGATTTAGTAATGTGGAGAGATGTATCAAAATCAGCACTGGTGTTTGGGATGGGAACATTCATCATTATCTCATCCTCTTACACCCAAGACCTCAACATCAG CTTTATTTCTGCAACGTCCTATGTGTGTCTTGTCTACCTTGCTGCCATATTCCTCTACAGATCAATAATCTGCAG GGGAGTTGTGGACGTGGATGAATTAAGCTCTGTGGTTGGAGAAGAAGAAGCATTTTGGTTACTTAAATTGGTTCTTCCTTACTTGAATGAGTTCCTAATAAAACTCAGGGCACTTTTTTCTGGTGATCCTGCAACAACAATGAAG CTGGCAGTACTACTGTTTGTTTTGGCCAGGTGTGGCAGCTCTATAACCATctggaaaatgactaaattgg GTTTTTTTGGCGTTTTCATTGTCCCAAAAGTCTGCTCTGCTTATTCCCACCAGTTAACTGCGTACG AATAG
- the LOC107906904 gene encoding BTB/POZ domain-containing protein At2g24240: MGVQKDVVKFNVGGRIFQTTATTLANAGRDSFFGALFDDNWDLQQPPNNRQEFFIDRNPDCFAVLLDLLRTGDLYIPSNVPERLLYREAMFYGLIDHVRSAKWGPFDGNRLKLSRSVTGRAPGDGTAIRAGPDGGCCVAHGSMVHIFDWMLEEHPPINLDYQRVNDIGWVNSEHVLISACERLGKGDGGMGLFSSSTGDLRYKFNVVHDNQIKSYTAGALSFSPDYKIFASCKGRSNEYGIGVWDQVTGKQMDFFYESPGWSLGDADKLQWLNESNCLLVATLFPRKDNCYISLLDFREKRMVWSWSDIGAPFTVDEKRVRDAIAMEECNSVCVVNEYDDLGFIDLRINGGSVRWSSRSRLLKGKMPDEPCYPKLALHNGQLFSSMNDSISVFCGPDWVLTSRLRRSYGGSICDFSIGGDRLFALQSEENVFDVWETPPPPVI, translated from the coding sequence ATGGGAGTCCAAAAAGATGTAGTGAAATTCAACGTAGGGGGCAGAATCTTTCAAACGACGGCGACAACACTCGCAAACGCAGGCAGGGATTCTTTTTTCGGTGCATTGTTTGACGACAATTGGGACTTACAACAACCACCAAACAACCGCCAAGAATTCTTTATCGACAGAAACCCCGACTGTTTCGCTGTCCTCCTCGATCTCCTCCGAACAGGCGATCTCTACATTCCTTCCAATGTCCCAGAAAGGCTTCTTTACAGAGAAGCCATGTTTTACGGCTTAATTGACCATGTCCGTTCGGCCAAATGGGGTCCATTTGATGGTAACAGGTTAAAGCTATCCAGGTCAGTAACGGGACGAGCTCCAGGGGATGGAACCGCCATCCGAGCTGGTCCAGATGGCGGCTGCTGCGTAGCTCATGGTAGCATGGTTCATATCTTTGATTGGATGTTAGAGGAACACCCGCCAATCAATCTTGACTACCAGAGAGTCAACGACATAGGTTGGGTCAACTCGGAGCATGTTTTGATAAGTGCTTGCGAAAGGTTAGGGAAAGGAGATGGTGGGATGGGCTTGTTCAGTTCATCAACTGGAGATTTGAGATACAAGTTCAACGTTGTTCATGATAATCAAATTAAGAGTTACACCGCTGGGGCTTTGAGTTTCAGTCCAGATTATAAGATTTTTGCAAGTTGTAAAGGAAGAAGCAATGAATATGGGATTGGGGTTTGGGACCAAGTTACTGGTAAACAAATGGATTTCTTTTATGAGAGTCCTGGCTGGTCCCTTGGTGATGCTGATAAGCTCCAATGGTTGAATGAGAGCAACTGTTTATTAGTTGCCACGTTGTTTCCCAGGAAAGATAACTGTTACATCAGTTTACTTGATTTTAGGGAGAAGAGAATGGTTTGGTCTTGGTCTGATATTGGTGCTCCATTTACTGTTGATGAGAAGAGAGTGAGAGATGCTATTGCAATGGAGGAATGTAATTCTGTCTGTGTAGTGAATGAGTATGATGATTTGGGGTTCATAGATTTAAGAATCAATGGAGGAAGTGTGAGATGGAGTTCCAGAAGTAGGTTGCTCAAGGGGAAAATGCCTGATGAGCCTTGCTACCCCAAATTGGCATTGCATAATGGGCAGTTGTTTTCATCAATGAATGACTCCATCTCAGTGTTCTGTGGTCCTGATTGGGTCCTAACATCAAGGCTTCGAAGAAGTTACGGAGGTTCCATCTGCGATTTCTCCATCGGGGGTGATCGTCTCTTCGCGCTTCAGAGCGAGGAAAATGTGTTTGATGTATGGGAAACTCCACCGCCACCGGTTATATGA